From a single Halovulum dunhuangense genomic region:
- a CDS encoding class I SAM-dependent methyltransferase, translated as MDLSQHWDKAYRARNEDALTWFENMPEASLRLVRDHLPEGGALIDVGAGASRLVDHLLADGHAALTLLDLSAEALAITKARLGAKAGQVSFVTADVREWAPDRTYDLWHDRAVFHFLTEPADQKRYLETLDETLRPGGIAIIATFGLTGPERCSDLPVQRYSPETLAGRVEELMPGMMTLVQSEHQTHRTPKGNTQSFQISVFRKKETRP; from the coding sequence ATGGACCTTTCACAACACTGGGACAAGGCCTATCGCGCGCGGAACGAAGATGCGCTGACCTGGTTCGAGAACATGCCCGAGGCGTCCTTGCGGCTTGTGCGCGACCATCTGCCCGAGGGCGGGGCGCTGATTGACGTCGGCGCTGGCGCGTCACGGCTGGTGGATCATCTGCTGGCGGATGGACACGCGGCGCTGACCTTGCTGGACCTGTCGGCCGAAGCACTGGCCATCACGAAGGCCCGGCTTGGGGCGAAGGCCGGACAGGTCAGCTTCGTCACGGCCGATGTGCGAGAATGGGCCCCCGACAGGACCTACGACCTTTGGCATGACCGGGCGGTGTTCCATTTCCTGACCGAGCCTGCCGACCAGAAGCGCTATCTTGAAACACTGGATGAAACCCTGCGCCCGGGCGGAATTGCCATCATCGCCACCTTCGGCCTGACAGGACCGGAGCGGTGTTCAGATCTTCCGGTGCAGCGGTATTCGCCCGAAACGCTTGCCGGGCGGGTCGAAGAACTGATGCCGGGCATGATGACCCTCGTACAGTCAGAGCATCAGACCCATCGCACACCCAAGGGCAACACGCAGTCCTTCCAGATCTCGGTCTTTCGCAAGAAGGAAACACGCCCATGA
- a CDS encoding thioredoxin family protein, producing the protein MKNVTVYGPGCKRCETPEAMVGDAESRPGVEVEVVKVIDANSIAMAGVMSAPGVSVDGRLVHAGGLPDAAKLDNWLSA; encoded by the coding sequence ATGAAAAACGTCACGGTCTACGGGCCCGGCTGCAAGCGCTGCGAAACGCCCGAAGCCATGGTCGGGGACGCGGAATCCCGGCCTGGTGTCGAGGTCGAGGTCGTCAAGGTCATCGACGCGAACTCCATCGCCATGGCGGGGGTCATGTCGGCGCCGGGCGTCTCGGTCGACGGCAGGCTTGTCCACGCCGGTGGCCTGCCGGATGCGGCCAAACTCGACAACTGGCTCAGCGCATGA